A genomic stretch from Aedes albopictus strain Foshan chromosome 2, AalbF5, whole genome shotgun sequence includes:
- the LOC109623143 gene encoding transcription factor grauzone yields the protein MTTLVELQNSCRLCLSSPDGTPDEPSSSDNSKSFVSMAASSLRGKLDVVFNFTLDEMDQLPKNICSRCCSIVGEFYEFSEKVQQNQSYLRMLTGECSGDVKRDPDQWSAGEAKSEIIEMVKVEPDLENDEGGGSVGGWEDGEKDDLDEEASGASGNEESEEDVDSEIEEEQVVTRTKRKYTRRAPLKPKKTKPDGGLDPSKEYRSKPREKIEEENRKILEYFKFICEICQLPTETFIELRRHFRDEHNQKGYHRCCNKKLFKRCHLLEHIQVHLNPHLYGCDLCSKNFSSKEYLQLHNMQCHAEQVERPYKCDKCPKSFIQKGQLTSHLGRHLMFQCSKCDKVLAGKGSLSAHMVNMHSDEGKLICDTCGREFKTKQCFDNHVRKHLGMSEDTSVACEICHVVLQNKTTLKKHIIAKHTQTDEVFICEICNKQAPNKFALESHKRKVHCAEKYQCEFCEKRFKNPITLKEHRASHTGEILYNCPFCATTFNSKANMYAHRKKAHPYEWAQEKMGRNKTQAPPQPQME from the exons ATGACGACATTGGTGGAGTTGCAAAACAGTTGCCGGCTATGTCTGTCTTCTCCGGACGGAACCCCGGATGAGCCAAGTTCGTCAGACAACTCGAAGTCATTCGTGTCGATGGCAGCCAGTTCGCTACGTGGGAAATTGGACGTGGTTTTCAACTTCACG CTTGACGAAATGGATCAGTTGCCGAAAAATATTTGCTCACGTTGTTGCAGCATCGTTGGAGAGTTCTACGAGTTCTCCGAGAAGGTGCAACAGAATCAGTCCTATTTACGGATGCTGACTGGAGAATGCAGCGGCGATGTGAAGCGGGATCCGGACCAATGGAGTGCGGGTGAAGCGAAAAGTGAGATCATTGAGATGGTAAAAGTTGAGCCCGATCTGGAGAACGATGAAGGTGGCGGCAGCGTCGGCGGCTGGGAGGATGGAGAGAAAGACGATCTGGATGAGGAAGCAAGTGGCGCGAGTGGGAACGAAGAAAGCGAAGAAGATGTTGATTCTGAGATTGAAGAGGAACAAGTGGTGACCAGAACCAAACGGAAATATACCCGAAGAGCGCCGTTGAAGCCGAAGAAAACAAAACCGGATGGTGGTCTTGACCCGTCGAAAGAATACCGAAGTAAGCCCAGGGAAAAGATCGAAGAGGAGAACAGGAAGATCCTGGAATATTTCAAATTTATTTGTGAAATATGTCAGCTTCCCACAGAAACGTTCATCGAATTGAGGAGGCATTTTCGGGATGAACATAATCAAAAGGGCTATCACCGATGTTGCAACAAGAAGCTATTCAAGCGGTGCCATTTACTGGAGCACATTCAGGTCCACTTGAATCCGCATCTTTACGGATGTGATCTGTGTTCGAAGAACTTCAGTTCGAAAGAGTACCTGCAGCTGCACAATATGCAATGCCACGCTGAACAAGTCGAGCGACCCTACAAATGTGACAAATGCCCGAAGAGCTTCATTCAGAAGGGACAACTTACGTCTCACTTGGGCCGACACCTAATGTTCCAGTGCTCTAAATGCGACAAAGTTCTCGCCGGAAAGGGATCTCTCAGTGCCCACATGGTCAACATGCACAGCGACGAGGGAAAACTCATTTGCGACACCTGTGGACGTGAGTTCAAAACCAAGCAGTGCTTCGATAATCACGTGCGAAAGCATTTGGGTATGTCGGAAGACACGAGTGTCGCATGTGAAATATGTCACGTGGTACTCCAAAACAAGACCACCCTCAAGAAACACATCATCGCCAAGCACACCCAAACGGACGAAGTTTTCATTTGCGAGATTTGTAATAAACAGGCGCCGAACAAGTTCGCTCTGGAATCGCACAAGCGAAAGGTTCACTGCGCGGAAAAGTACCAGTGCGAGTTCTGCGAGAAGCGCTTCAAGAACCCGATAACGCTGAAAGAGCACCGGGCATCGCACACCGGAGAGATTTTGTACAACTGCCCGTTCTGCGCTACGACGTTCAATTCCAAAGCCAACATGTACGCCCACCGGAAGAAGGCGCACCCGTACGAGTGGGCCCAGGAAAAGATGGGCCGGAACAAGACTCAAGCACCACCGCAGCCGCAAATGGAGTGA